In Clostridium sp. JN-1, one genomic interval encodes:
- the rpmG gene encoding 50S ribosomal protein L33: protein MRTKVTLACTDCKQRNYNTMKNKKNDPDRLEMKKYCPFCHKHTLHKETK from the coding sequence ATGAGAACAAAAGTAACATTAGCTTGTACAGATTGTAAACAGAGAAACTACAATACAATGAAAAATAAGAAGAATGATCCAGATAGATTGGAAATGAAGAAATATTGCCCATTTTGCCATAAACATACATTACATAAAGAAACAAAATAA
- a CDS encoding NYN domain-containing protein → MKNVFVDGYNVINSWPELNKIKEYNYEASRSKLIEILSNYAAYKNYKIFIVFDAHMVIGSIEKKERINNNVIVVFTKEGETADSFIEKTVNKIGRITEVSVVTSDSLEQQVIFGRGAIRMSSIEFYREVQATQNKIQKRISKGYSKKKFELTDSIKQDILEKLEKIRRSN, encoded by the coding sequence GTGAAAAATGTTTTTGTAGATGGGTATAATGTAATAAATAGCTGGCCAGAATTGAATAAAATAAAGGAATATAATTATGAGGCTTCAAGAAGTAAACTTATAGAAATATTGAGCAATTATGCAGCGTATAAAAATTATAAAATTTTTATAGTTTTTGATGCACATATGGTAATTGGAAGTATAGAAAAGAAAGAAAGAATTAACAATAATGTTATAGTTGTATTTACTAAAGAAGGTGAAACAGCAGATAGCTTTATTGAAAAAACAGTGAATAAAATAGGACGCATCACAGAAGTAAGTGTTGTAACATCGGATTCTTTGGAACAGCAGGTAATCTTTGGACGCGGTGCTATTAGAATGTCGTCAATAGAGTTTTATCGTGAGGTACAAGCAACACAAAATAAAATACAGAAGAGAATAAGTAAGGGATATTCAAAGAAAAAGTTTGAATTAACAGATTCAATCAAACAGGATATTTTGGAAAAACTTGAAAAAATTCGCAGAAGTAATTGA
- the nusG gene encoding transcription termination/antitermination protein NusG — protein MADKARWYVVHTYSGYENKVKANLEKIIENRELYDCIDNIQVPIEEQVEVKDGKKKITQKKIFPGYVLIHMIMTDDSWYVVRNTRGVTGFVGPGSKPVPLTEEEVESMGIKEKIVDIDLEVGENVKVKSGPLENFPAVIQEINSEKRKVKASVNMFGRETPVELDFNQIEKLD, from the coding sequence ATGGCAGATAAAGCTAGATGGTATGTAGTTCATACATATTCTGGTTATGAGAATAAAGTAAAAGCTAATCTTGAAAAGATCATAGAAAATAGGGAACTTTATGACTGTATAGATAATATTCAAGTTCCTATAGAAGAACAAGTAGAAGTAAAAGATGGCAAAAAGAAGATTACACAAAAGAAGATATTCCCAGGATATGTTTTAATACACATGATAATGACAGATGATTCTTGGTATGTTGTTAGAAATACCAGAGGAGTCACAGGGTTTGTTGGACCAGGATCAAAACCTGTACCGCTTACAGAAGAAGAAGTTGAATCTATGGGCATAAAGGAAAAAATTGTTGATATAGATTTAGAAGTTGGTGAAAATGTTAAAGTCAAGTCGGGTCCGCTTGAGAATTTTCCAGCTGTTATTCAAGAGATAAACAGCGAAAAAAGAAAAGTTAAAGCTTCAGTTAATATGTTTGGCAGGGAAACTCCTGTTGAACTTGATTTTAATCAAATAGAAAAATTAGATTAA
- the sigH gene encoding RNA polymerase sporulation sigma factor SigH, giving the protein MDRRGCASKKISSFGEDKVDEEVVIKAKKGDTKSQEYLINKYENFVKAKAKSYFLIGADKEDIYQEGMIGLYKAIRDFKTDKLSSFKAFAELCVTRQIITAIKTATRQKHIPLNTYISLNKPIYDDESDRTLLDVLSEAKVADPEELIISKEEINHIHAEIGEVLSNLEMEVLVSYLDGKSYQEIACDLDRHAKSIDNALQRVKRKLEKCLNDK; this is encoded by the coding sequence TTGGACAGAAGGGGTTGCGCTAGTAAAAAAATTTCCTCCTTTGGAGAAGATAAAGTAGATGAGGAAGTTGTCATAAAAGCCAAAAAGGGGGATACTAAGTCTCAGGAGTATCTAATTAATAAATATGAGAATTTTGTAAAGGCAAAAGCAAAATCTTATTTTTTAATTGGAGCAGACAAAGAGGACATATATCAAGAAGGAATGATAGGGTTATATAAGGCAATAAGAGACTTTAAAACTGATAAATTATCTTCTTTTAAGGCTTTTGCTGAACTTTGTGTTACAAGACAGATTATCACTGCAATTAAGACAGCTACACGCCAAAAACATATTCCTTTAAATACTTATATATCTTTAAATAAACCTATATATGATGATGAATCAGATAGAACGCTTTTAGATGTATTATCTGAAGCAAAAGTAGCTGATCCTGAAGAATTAATTATAAGTAAAGAAGAAATAAATCATATACATGCTGAGATTGGTGAAGTATTATCTAACTTGGAAATGGAAGTATTAGTGTCGTATCTTGATGGGAAATCCTATCAAGAAATTGCTTGTGATCTGGATAGACATGCCAAATCTATAGATAATGCACTCCAAAGAGTTAAAAGAAAATTGGAAAAATGTCTAAATGATAAATAA
- the rpoB gene encoding DNA-directed RNA polymerase subunit beta has translation MVHPVQVGKRTRMSFSRLNEVAKMPNLIEVQLNSYKWFLKEGLHEVFDDINPIQDYTANLNLEFVGYKLDMDNIKYSVEECKERDSTYAVPLRVKVRLLNKETGEVKEQEVFMGDFPLMTEQGTFIINGAERVIVSQLVRSPGVYYDMTIDKTGKKLFSSTVIPNRGAWLEYETDSNDIIYVRIDKTRKLPITILIRAMGYGTDAEIVDFFGEDERLKSTIEKDNTKTREEALLEIYKRLRPGEPPTVDSAQSLIESLFFDAKRYDLSRVGRYKFNKKLSLYLRIMNRISADDIVNPQTGEIIVQKGEKISREKAIQIQNCGINVVDIELEDRIVRVIGNHFVDIHKFVNFDITDLNIKELVYYPALKEILDNYNDEKSIKNQIRNNMHSLIPKHIIRDDIYATISYELGLAYDVGHTDDIDHLGNRRLRSVGELLQNQFRIGLSRMERVVKERMTIQDQEVITPQALINIRPVAASIKEFFGSSQLSQFMDQTNPLSELTHKRRLSALGPGGLSRERAGFEVRDVHHSHYGRMCPIETPEGPNIGLINSLAAYAKVNEYGFIEAPYRVVDKETGIVKDEIVYMTADEEDEYVIAKANEPLDENGRFLDSKVTVRDKEDVIVVPRQDVDLMDVSARQIVSVATAMIPFLENDDASRALMGSNMQRQAVPLLKPQTPIVGTGIELKAAVDSGVLPKSRNAGTVIYVCANEIRVKRDSDGGIDTYRLLKFKRSNQGTCINQRPIVTKGEKVDKGTVLADGPSTDLGEIALGKNIRMGFITWEGYNYEDAMLISEDLVKNDVFTSIHIEEYEAEARDTKLGPEEITRDIPNVGEDALKDIDDRGIIRIGAEVRAGDILVGKVTPKGETELTAEERLLRAIFGEKAREVRDTSLRVPHGESGIIVDVKVFTRENGDELPPGVNKLVRCYIAQKRKISVGDKMAGRHGNKGVISRVLPEEDMPFLPDGRPLQICLNPLGVPSRMNIGQVLEVHLGWAAAEMGWHIATPVFDGATEEDIVECLKKAGYEEDGKTVLYDGRTGEPFDSRVTVGYMYILKLAHLVDDKIHARSTGPYSLVTQQPLGGKAQFGGQRFGEMEVWALEAYGAAHTLQEVLTVKSDDVVGRVKTYEAIVKGENIPEPGVPESFKVLIKELQALCLDVKVLNDDNEEVKLKESVEDDTEDLGVNIEGNEDSNESAPETPPADEYTESEKKDDELELDYDDLSLDDLQNNLEIDDFNDEH, from the coding sequence ATGGTACATCCTGTCCAAGTTGGTAAAAGAACAAGAATGAGCTTTTCCAGGCTTAATGAAGTGGCAAAAATGCCAAACTTAATCGAGGTTCAGCTAAATTCTTATAAGTGGTTTCTAAAGGAAGGTTTGCACGAGGTATTTGATGACATAAATCCTATTCAAGATTATACAGCAAATTTAAATCTAGAATTTGTTGGATATAAATTGGATATGGATAACATTAAATATTCTGTCGAAGAGTGTAAAGAGAGAGATTCGACTTATGCAGTACCACTAAGAGTAAAAGTCAGGTTACTTAACAAAGAAACTGGTGAAGTTAAAGAACAAGAAGTATTTATGGGAGATTTCCCTCTTATGACTGAACAAGGAACTTTCATTATAAATGGAGCCGAGAGGGTAATTGTAAGTCAGCTAGTTAGATCGCCAGGTGTATACTATGATATGACAATTGATAAAACAGGTAAAAAACTTTTTTCATCAACAGTTATACCAAATAGAGGTGCATGGCTTGAGTATGAAACAGATTCTAATGACATAATATATGTAAGAATAGACAAGACAAGAAAATTACCTATAACCATCTTAATAAGGGCAATGGGTTATGGAACAGATGCTGAAATAGTTGATTTCTTTGGAGAAGATGAAAGACTAAAATCAACTATAGAAAAAGATAATACAAAGACTCGTGAAGAGGCATTACTTGAAATATACAAGAGATTAAGACCAGGAGAACCTCCTACTGTTGATAGCGCACAGTCACTTATAGAATCTCTATTTTTTGATGCAAAGAGATATGATTTGTCTAGAGTAGGAAGATATAAATTTAATAAAAAATTATCCCTATACCTTAGAATAATGAATAGAATATCAGCTGATGATATTGTAAATCCGCAAACAGGCGAAATAATTGTTCAAAAAGGTGAAAAAATAAGTAGGGAAAAAGCAATTCAAATACAGAATTGTGGTATCAACGTAGTAGATATAGAGCTAGAAGATAGAATAGTTAGAGTTATAGGAAATCATTTTGTTGACATACATAAGTTTGTCAATTTTGACATTACTGATTTAAATATAAAGGAACTCGTTTATTATCCAGCTTTAAAAGAGATATTGGATAATTATAATGATGAAAAGAGTATAAAAAATCAAATAAGAAATAATATGCATTCTCTGATACCAAAGCACATTATAAGAGACGATATATATGCAACTATAAGTTATGAATTGGGCTTGGCATATGATGTTGGTCATACTGATGATATTGATCACCTTGGAAATAGAAGACTTAGATCTGTTGGCGAACTGCTTCAAAACCAATTTAGAATAGGTCTTTCAAGAATGGAAAGAGTAGTCAAGGAAAGAATGACTATTCAAGATCAAGAGGTAATAACACCTCAAGCTTTGATAAATATAAGACCAGTAGCAGCATCTATTAAAGAGTTTTTTGGCAGTTCACAGCTCTCACAATTTATGGATCAGACCAATCCTTTATCGGAATTAACTCACAAGAGAAGGTTATCTGCTTTAGGACCAGGTGGACTTTCAAGAGAGAGAGCAGGATTTGAAGTTAGAGATGTTCATCATTCACATTATGGAAGAATGTGTCCTATAGAGACTCCAGAAGGACCAAACATAGGACTTATAAATTCATTAGCTGCTTATGCAAAAGTAAATGAGTATGGATTTATAGAAGCACCATATAGGGTAGTTGATAAGGAAACTGGAATAGTAAAAGATGAAATAGTTTATATGACTGCTGATGAAGAAGATGAATATGTAATAGCTAAAGCTAATGAACCTTTAGATGAAAATGGACGCTTCTTAGATAGCAAAGTAACAGTAAGAGATAAGGAAGATGTTATTGTAGTACCTCGTCAAGATGTTGATCTTATGGATGTTTCTGCAAGACAGATAGTTTCTGTTGCTACTGCAATGATACCGTTCCTTGAAAATGATGATGCCAGCCGTGCACTTATGGGATCTAACATGCAGCGTCAGGCAGTACCGCTATTAAAGCCTCAAACTCCAATTGTTGGTACAGGAATAGAATTGAAAGCAGCAGTTGATTCGGGTGTATTGCCTAAGTCTAGAAATGCAGGAACAGTTATTTACGTATGTGCTAATGAAATAAGAGTTAAAAGGGATTCAGATGGAGGAATAGATACTTATAGACTCCTTAAATTCAAGAGATCAAACCAGGGTACATGTATAAATCAAAGACCTATAGTTACTAAAGGAGAAAAGGTAGATAAAGGTACTGTGCTTGCTGATGGACCATCTACCGATCTTGGAGAAATAGCATTAGGAAAGAATATAAGAATGGGCTTCATAACATGGGAAGGTTATAACTATGAAGATGCCATGTTAATTTCTGAAGACTTAGTTAAAAATGATGTATTTACATCAATTCACATAGAAGAATATGAAGCAGAAGCAAGAGACACTAAGTTGGGACCTGAAGAGATAACAAGGGACATACCGAATGTCGGAGAAGATGCTTTAAAGGATATAGACGATAGAGGAATAATAAGAATCGGTGCAGAAGTTAGAGCAGGCGATATACTTGTTGGAAAAGTTACTCCAAAGGGAGAAACTGAACTTACAGCTGAAGAAAGATTATTAAGAGCTATATTTGGTGAAAAAGCCAGAGAAGTAAGAGATACTTCACTTAGGGTTCCACATGGAGAATCAGGAATAATTGTAGATGTAAAAGTATTTACAAGAGAAAATGGAGATGAACTTCCTCCAGGTGTAAATAAACTTGTTAGATGTTATATAGCACAGAAGAGAAAGATATCTGTTGGAGATAAAATGGCAGGAAGACATGGAAATAAGGGTGTTATTTCAAGAGTACTTCCAGAAGAAGATATGCCTTTCTTACCAGATGGAAGACCGCTTCAGATATGCTTAAATCCTCTAGGAGTACCTTCACGTATGAACATAGGTCAGGTTCTTGAAGTACATCTAGGATGGGCAGCTGCAGAAATGGGATGGCATATAGCAACACCAGTATTTGATGGAGCTACTGAAGAAGATATAGTTGAATGTCTTAAAAAAGCAGGATATGAAGAAGATGGTAAGACCGTATTATATGATGGAAGAACTGGAGAACCTTTTGACAGCCGTGTAACTGTAGGATATATGTATATATTAAAACTTGCACATCTAGTTGATGATAAAATACATGCTAGGTCAACAGGACCATATTCATTAGTTACTCAACAGCCATTAGGAGGTAAAGCTCAATTTGGAGGACAGAGATTTGGAGAAATGGAAGTATGGGCACTAGAAGCATATGGTGCAGCTCATACACTTCAGGAAGTATTAACAGTTAAATCCGATGATGTAGTAGGAAGAGTTAAAACTTACGAGGCAATTGTAAAAGGAGAAAATATACCTGAACCAGGAGTGCCTGAATCATTCAAGGTTCTTATAAAAGAACTTCAAGCATTATGTCTTGATGTTAAAGTATTAAATGATGACAATGAAGAAGTTAAACTTAAAGAATCCGTTGAAGACGATACTGAAGATTTAGGTGTAAATATTGAAGGAAATGAAGATTCCAATGAATCTGCTCCAGAAACTCCACCAGCAGATGAGTACACAGAATCTGAAAAAAAAGACGATGAATTAGAACTTGATTATGATGATTTATCCTTAGATGATCTTCAAAATAATTTAGAAATAGATGATTTTAATGACGAACATTAG
- the secE gene encoding preprotein translocase subunit SecE, protein MTVKNNVKKVENSVASGSGFIGFLKELLTEHRRITWASKERVKKATITVMAFCIVCIIIVGLLDFGFNNLFKIVFK, encoded by the coding sequence ATGACTGTAAAAAATAATGTTAAAAAAGTTGAAAATTCAGTAGCGTCCGGAAGTGGTTTTATTGGCTTTTTAAAGGAATTATTAACAGAACACAGAAGAATAACTTGGGCATCTAAGGAAAGAGTAAAGAAAGCCACAATTACGGTTATGGCATTTTGTATTGTTTGTATTATAATTGTAGGTTTGTTAGATTTTGGATTTAATAATTTATTTAAAATTGTCTTTAAATAA
- the rplL gene encoding 50S ribosomal protein L7/L12, giving the protein MNKEEIIQAIKDMSVLELNELVKACEEEFGVSAAAPAAVAGAGAGAAGAAEEKTEFDVVLTSIGSEKIKVIKAVREITGLGLKDAKALVDGAPKTLKEAVAKDEAEAMKAKLTEVGAAVELK; this is encoded by the coding sequence ATGAATAAAGAAGAAATAATTCAAGCTATAAAAGACATGAGCGTTTTAGAATTAAATGAATTAGTAAAAGCATGTGAAGAAGAATTTGGAGTAAGCGCTGCTGCTCCAGCTGCAGTTGCAGGTGCAGGCGCAGGTGCTGCAGGTGCTGCTGAAGAAAAGACTGAATTTGATGTAGTATTAACAAGCATTGGATCAGAAAAAATCAAAGTTATAAAAGCAGTTAGAGAGATAACTGGATTAGGATTAAAAGATGCTAAAGCATTAGTTGATGGAGCTCCTAAGACATTAAAAGAAGCTGTAGCAAAAGATGAAGCAGAAGCTATGAAAGCAAAACTTACAGAAGTTGGAGCTGCTGTTGAATTAAAATAA
- the rlmB gene encoding 23S rRNA (guanosine(2251)-2'-O)-methyltransferase RlmB, protein MIEGRNAVIETLKSNKTIEQIFIANGEISGSVNTILKLAKEKRIVVKRVDRKKLDRLSQTGSHQGVIAQVTPYEYCSVEDILQFAKEKGEEEFIVILDQIEDPHNFGSIIRTAETCGVHGIIIPKRRNVGVTPTVYKTSAGAVEHMKIAKVSNINNVIDELKKHGIWVYGADMRGESYCFDSKLNGRLALIIGSEGKGISKLTKYKCDVLVKIPMVGKISSLNASVAGGILMYEVLKQRIK, encoded by the coding sequence ATTATTGAAGGAAGAAATGCAGTTATTGAGACATTAAAATCAAATAAAACTATAGAACAGATATTTATTGCAAACGGAGAAATTTCTGGATCTGTAAATACGATATTGAAGTTAGCCAAAGAAAAGAGAATAGTAGTAAAACGTGTTGATAGGAAAAAGTTAGATCGACTATCACAAACGGGTTCACATCAAGGTGTTATAGCACAGGTTACTCCTTATGAATACTGCAGTGTAGAAGATATACTGCAATTTGCAAAGGAAAAAGGAGAAGAGGAATTTATAGTAATTTTAGATCAGATAGAAGACCCTCATAATTTTGGATCTATAATTAGGACAGCTGAGACATGTGGAGTACATGGGATTATAATACCCAAAAGAAGAAATGTTGGAGTAACACCTACCGTGTATAAAACGTCAGCAGGTGCTGTAGAGCACATGAAAATAGCAAAAGTCTCTAATATCAATAATGTAATAGATGAGCTAAAGAAACATGGTATATGGGTATATGGAGCAGATATGAGAGGCGAAAGTTACTGCTTTGATTCAAAGCTTAATGGACGATTAGCTTTGATTATAGGAAGTGAAGGAAAAGGTATATCTAAGCTCACAAAATATAAGTGCGACGTACTTGTAAAGATACCCATGGTTGGCAAAATATCTTCTTTAAATGCTTCTGTTGCAGGCGGCATACTGATGTATGAAGTTTTAAAACAGAGAATAAAATAG
- the rplJ gene encoding 50S ribosomal protein L10: protein MGKNRELKEAKVLEIKEKMEKAQCIVLSKYQGLTVEEDTALRKNLRESGVEYKVYKNTLVTLAAKELGYDGLADILKGPVSIALGYDDPTAPARILNDFAKDHKKLELKGGVVQGEIFDQDKIMQLAKIPPKEVLIAKLLGSFKAPLSKAVYLLNAIKEQKESQEA from the coding sequence GTGGGAAAAAACAGAGAATTAAAAGAAGCAAAGGTTTTAGAAATAAAAGAAAAAATGGAAAAAGCTCAGTGCATAGTTCTTTCTAAATATCAAGGTCTAACTGTTGAAGAAGACACTGCACTTAGAAAAAATTTAAGAGAATCTGGTGTAGAATACAAGGTTTATAAAAATACTTTGGTTACACTAGCTGCAAAGGAATTAGGATACGACGGATTAGCTGATATTCTTAAAGGACCAGTATCAATAGCACTTGGATATGATGATCCAACTGCACCAGCAAGAATTCTTAACGATTTTGCAAAAGATCATAAAAAATTAGAATTAAAAGGTGGAGTAGTTCAAGGAGAAATCTTTGATCAAGATAAAATTATGCAACTTGCAAAGATTCCACCAAAAGAAGTTCTTATTGCAAAACTTCTTGGAAGCTTCAAGGCTCCATTATCAAAAGCTGTTTACTTATTAAATGCTATAAAAGAACAAAAAGAATCTCAAGAAGCATAA
- the rplK gene encoding 50S ribosomal protein L11, with protein MAKKVVGMIKLQLAAGKATPAPPVGPALGQHGVNIMGFCKEFNAKTASQAGLIIPVVITVYQDRSFSFILKTPPAAVLLKKAVGIESGSGVPNKEKVAKVTKDQLKQIAETKMQDLNAASVETAMKMIAGTARSMGITVEE; from the coding sequence ATGGCTAAAAAAGTAGTAGGAATGATCAAACTTCAACTTGCTGCAGGAAAAGCAACTCCAGCACCACCAGTTGGTCCAGCACTTGGTCAACATGGTGTAAACATTATGGGATTCTGTAAAGAATTTAATGCTAAGACTGCTAGTCAAGCTGGTTTAATAATACCAGTAGTAATAACTGTATATCAGGATAGATCTTTTAGTTTTATACTAAAGACTCCGCCAGCAGCAGTATTACTTAAAAAGGCAGTAGGAATAGAAAGTGGTTCTGGTGTTCCCAATAAAGAAAAAGTTGCTAAGGTAACTAAAGATCAGTTAAAACAAATAGCTGAAACAAAGATGCAGGATTTAAATGCTGCTTCAGTTGAAACTGCTATGAAAATGATAGCAGGAACAGCAAGAAGCATGGGAATAACTGTAGAAGAGTAG
- the thyX gene encoding FAD-dependent thymidylate synthase encodes MTLKVKLIEYTPNPEKVVAEAAKLCYSPVGIDEIEESLTQEKITKFLDKLMSYGHESVVEHVSFTFGIEGVSRSLTHQLVRHRIASYSQQSQRYVKLNEFKYIVPPEIEKDKDAKTIFINTMNNIKKSYADLSEILNKKYIEQGMNPRDAEKKSIEDARYVFPNACETKIVVTMNARSLFNFFKHRCCNRAQWEIRQLAYEMLTEVKKAAPVLFKYCGPSCVNGPCPEGNMTCGKIEEVRAKYKEGD; translated from the coding sequence ATGACTTTAAAAGTTAAATTGATTGAATACACACCCAATCCTGAAAAGGTAGTGGCAGAAGCGGCAAAATTGTGTTATAGTCCTGTTGGAATAGATGAAATTGAAGAAAGTCTAACTCAAGAAAAAATAACTAAATTTTTAGATAAATTGATGTCATATGGTCATGAATCGGTAGTTGAGCATGTTTCATTTACATTTGGAATTGAAGGAGTTTCAAGGAGTCTTACACATCAATTAGTTAGGCATAGAATAGCATCGTATTCGCAGCAAAGTCAAAGATACGTTAAATTAAATGAATTCAAATACATAGTACCTCCTGAAATAGAGAAAGATAAGGATGCAAAGACTATATTTATAAATACTATGAATAATATAAAAAAATCGTACGCTGATTTATCAGAAATTTTGAATAAAAAGTATATTGAACAAGGAATGAATCCTAGAGATGCTGAAAAAAAATCAATAGAAGATGCAAGGTATGTTTTCCCAAATGCCTGTGAAACTAAAATTGTAGTTACAATGAATGCAAGGAGTTTATTTAATTTCTTTAAACACAGATGTTGTAACAGGGCGCAGTGGGAAATAAGGCAGTTGGCTTATGAAATGTTAACTGAGGTTAAAAAGGCAGCACCAGTACTATTTAAATACTGCGGTCCATCTTGTGTAAACGGACCTTGCCCTGAAGGCAATATGACATGTGGTAAAATTGAGGAAGTTAGAGCTAAGTATAAAGAAGGTGATTAA
- the rplA gene encoding 50S ribosomal protein L1 yields MGKNYKESIKLIDKNVLYTPSEAMELVLKTSKAKFDETIELALRLGVDPRHADQQVRGAVVLPHGTGKKVRVLVFAKGDKAKEAEEAGADYVGAEEYVQKIQKENWFDFDVVVATPDMMGVVGRLGRVLGPKGLMPNPKSGTVTFDVAKAISEIKAGKVEYRVDKTSIIHVMIGKKSFDVKKLEENFRALMEAVVKAKPAAAKGQYLKSVVVSSTMGPGIKINPVKVLE; encoded by the coding sequence ATGGGAAAGAATTACAAAGAGAGCATTAAATTAATTGACAAAAATGTATTATACACTCCATCAGAAGCTATGGAGCTTGTATTAAAAACATCAAAAGCTAAATTTGATGAAACTATAGAATTAGCTTTAAGACTTGGTGTAGATCCAAGACATGCAGACCAACAAGTTAGAGGAGCAGTTGTACTTCCTCATGGAACTGGTAAGAAAGTAAGAGTTTTAGTTTTTGCAAAAGGCGACAAAGCAAAAGAAGCTGAAGAAGCAGGAGCTGATTATGTAGGAGCTGAAGAATACGTACAGAAAATTCAAAAGGAAAATTGGTTTGATTTTGATGTAGTAGTTGCAACTCCAGACATGATGGGTGTTGTTGGTAGATTAGGTAGAGTTTTAGGACCTAAAGGATTAATGCCAAATCCAAAATCCGGTACAGTTACTTTTGACGTTGCTAAGGCAATAAGCGAAATCAAAGCTGGTAAAGTTGAGTATAGAGTTGATAAAACTTCTATAATTCACGTTATGATAGGAAAGAAATCTTTTGATGTTAAAAAATTAGAAGAAAATTTCCGTGCCTTGATGGAAGCTGTAGTTAAAGCTAAACCGGCAGCTGCTAAAGGTCAATATTTGAAATCAGTTGTAGTTTCAAGTACAATGGGACCTGGAATAAAAATAAATCCAGTAAAAGTTTTAGAATAA
- the tuf gene encoding elongation factor Tu, with translation MAKEKFERNKPHVNIGTIGHVDHGKTTLTAAITMVLSKEGKASATKYDEIDKAPEEKERGITINTSHVEYETDKRHYAHVDCPGHADYVKNMITGAAQMDGAILVVSAADGPMPQTREHILLASRVGVDYIVVFLNKADQVDDPELIELVEMEVRELLSEYNFPGDDIPIIVGSALKVLENPDDPEATKCIHELMDAVDSYIPTPQRATDKPFLMPVEDVMTITGRGTVATGRVESGVLKVGDEVELVGLKEEKTKTVVTGVEMFRKTLDQAMAGDNIGALLRGIQREDIERGQVLAKPGTVHPHKKFVGQVYVLKKEEGGRHTPFFNGYRPQFYFRTTDVTGSIKLPEGTEMVMPGDHIDMDVDLITPVAMDEGLRFAIREGGRTVGSGVVTKIVE, from the coding sequence ATGGCAAAAGAAAAATTTGAAAGAAATAAGCCGCATGTAAACATAGGAACAATAGGACACGTAGATCATGGTAAGACAACACTTACAGCAGCAATAACAATGGTACTATCCAAAGAAGGAAAAGCATCAGCAACAAAGTATGATGAAATAGATAAAGCACCAGAAGAAAAAGAAAGAGGAATCACAATAAACACATCACACGTAGAATATGAAACAGATAAAAGACATTATGCACACGTAGACTGTCCAGGACATGCTGACTATGTAAAGAACATGATAACAGGAGCAGCACAAATGGATGGAGCAATCCTAGTAGTAAGTGCAGCAGATGGTCCAATGCCGCAAACAAGAGAACATATACTGCTAGCATCAAGAGTTGGAGTTGACTACATAGTAGTATTCTTAAATAAAGCAGACCAAGTAGATGACCCAGAATTAATAGAATTAGTAGAAATGGAAGTAAGAGAATTATTAAGTGAATACAACTTCCCAGGAGATGACATTCCAATAATAGTAGGAAGTGCATTAAAAGTACTAGAGAACCCAGATGATCCAGAAGCAACAAAATGCATACATGAGTTAATGGATGCAGTAGACAGCTATATACCAACACCACAAAGAGCAACAGATAAACCATTCTTAATGCCAGTAGAAGATGTAATGACAATAACAGGAAGAGGAACAGTAGCAACAGGAAGAGTAGAAAGTGGAGTATTAAAAGTTGGAGACGAAGTAGAATTAGTAGGACTTAAGGAAGAAAAGACGAAGACAGTAGTAACAGGAGTAGAAATGTTCAGGAAGACATTAGACCAGGCAATGGCAGGGGATAATATCGGAGCATTATTAAGAGGAATACAAAGAGAAGATATAGAGAGAGGTCAGGTACTTGCAAAACCAGGTACAGTACATCCTCACAAGAAATTTGTAGGTCAGGTATATGTACTTAAGAAAGAAGAAGGCGGAAGACATACACCATTCTTCAATGGATACAGACCGCAATTTTATTTCAGAACAACAGATGTAACAGGATCAATAAAATTACCAGAAGGAACAGAAATGGTAATGCCAGGAGATCACATCGACATGGATGTAGATTTAATAACACCAGTAGCAATGGATGAAGGATTAAGATTTGCAATAAGAGAAGGCGGAAGAACAGTAGGTTCAGGTGTTGTTACCAAGATAGTTGAGTAA